Below is a window of Gopherus evgoodei ecotype Sinaloan lineage chromosome 21, rGopEvg1_v1.p, whole genome shotgun sequence DNA.
aggttGATCCAGTGACAGACACAGCGATGGCCCCAAAGGGACCCCGCCCCTTGCTCTTCCTGACCCTGGTCCTGCTGGCCGCCTGCCCGGCCCAGCTCAGCAAAGGCGCCAGCTACCGGCAGTTCCTGAACCAACACGTTGACTTCCCCATGATCCTTGGTTTTGACAACCATGCCTACTGCAACTACATAATGGAGCGCCGAGGGCTGACCCGCCCTGTCTGCAAACCCACCAACACCTTCATCCACGCCCCCACCAGCGAGGTCCAGGCCATCTGCAGGGGGTTAGGGAGATGCCACGGACGCAACTTCTGCGACAGTAACTCATCCTTCTTCCTCACCATCTGCCGGGTGGCGCCCGGCTCCCGCCCAGGGCGCTGTGTTTACAGGGGCAGAGTCCAGACCCGCAAGATCCGCGTGGCCTGTAAGCAGAGGCTGCTTGTGCTTTTTGTCAGAATCCTGTAGACCCCAGGCTGTGGCcatgggctgggagcagggggcccCTGTTCCCCCGCTTTCGCTGCTGGGGGctttcctgccccatccctgtcccTGCGCCTCCTGGGACAATGTTTGTCACAAATACATTGAGCGTCTCCCCTTATCCCACAGGCCAGCAGCTTCAGGCCTGCGGGGGTGTTTCCCATGCTGGGTGCCCAGTTCCCATCAGCACAAGTGAAAATCTAggtgcccagcccctgctgctgacACTGAGACCATCAGCCTGAGCCCAGCACCTGCCTCGCTGGGTGCCCATTATATAGTACAGCCACCCCTTCCCACCTGGCATAAATTGGGTATTGGGGGACAGGTTGTGGGCAGAAGATTGTCCCAGGCGGGGCCCTAGAAGCTGCTTCTTGCAATAAAACACTTTCCTGCCAATGCAAAACGAATTGGTGTGTTTTGGGGGCTGGAGGCATTTTAGGGCTCTCAAGGGGGCCCTCTATAGCCCCTCCTCTGGCCGCCCTGCcgcagtccctgggtggctcgGACGGCTTCGCTCAGCCCTAGCTGAGCCTGATGCTGAGCCATGAGGTGTGAAATCACAAGGAAATCTCCAGGGAAAAACAAATCCCTTAGGATTATAATCTGGCTCTAAAGCCTTTCCACTAGCCCCAgatcatcactagctgtcagggagagctcatttagactttgcttacaaatcatcatttgaaattattaggttggccaacatcaccgagataaatgcactgacatcataaaaaataacagctgtataaggaagcaaggaagctagtctatgttcatacttttaaaatctattatactttttcagatacacatattttatcatacactttataagcttttaaagtgagtaattcagatttccaaacagtcactaaattggtatgtaactagctcacaaaacttgggagggtgttggggaaattcagggggggtgtacacccccctGGGAGGGGTTTAGGGAAATCATTGCCTGCAGGCTGTCCACTGGTCATGCGGATTTGGTGGTGGTTCTgggggtgatctgctggtccagTGCCTTCGGtgtacctgctgctgaattgccaccgaagccgcgggaccggcggacctcccacaggaatGCGGCCAAACGCTGCCTAACTGCTGCCATCACACCAACTGGCACGCCCCCTTCCGCCtgcccatggcttgccgccccagtcATGGGCTtgctgccctggtgcctggagccacccctggttaaAGTTGTACTCCCCCCCCCTCCGCAACCAAAATCTTCAATGTTGCCCCTGCACGCCGCCCAGCCCCACTGGCTCCCCAGATGTCTGTTGGTGGTTGGGATGTGACTCGCAGGTGTCGGTTATGATCCCCTCTTGCTCTTTGTGGTCTGGGGCAGCCTGTCACTATGATGGTTGGAAAGATCTTCTAAACACAGGGGAAGCTTTCACAACCCCTGGGCCCATGGGTTGAGGCTGAGGAAATGGGTGAAGGGACGGGGCTGAGAGTTTCTGACTTTAGGAGGGAAAATTTTCCACCCAAGGAGCTTAAGAGCTGGGGGAAGTGATGGGAAATGTCACAGTAGAAAGTGCCCGGGTTTAGAGCAATGTGTCCTGGCAAGAAGAGGACATCTGCCAGGGACTCCTCACatctcagactcagactcagactctaggactggaagggacctcgagaggtcatcgagtccagtcccctgccctcatggcaggaccagatactgtctagaccatccctaatagacatttatctaacctactcttaaatatctccagagatggagattccacaacttccctaggcaatctagttcagtgtttaattaccctgacagttaggaactttttcctaatgtccaatctaaatctcccttgctgcagtttaagcccattgcttcttgttctatcattggaggctaaggtgaacaagttttctccctcctcctgatgacacccttttagatacctgaaaactgctatcatgtcccctctcagtcttctcttttccaaactaaacaaacccaattccttc
It encodes the following:
- the LOC115638307 gene encoding ribonuclease-like, with translation MAPKGPRPLLFLTLVLLAACPAQLSKGASYRQFLNQHVDFPMILGFDNHAYCNYIMERRGLTRPVCKPTNTFIHAPTSEVQAICRGLGRCHGRNFCDSNSSFFLTICRVAPGSRPGRCVYRGRVQTRKIRVACKQRLLVLFVRIL